One Acaryochloris thomasi RCC1774 genomic window, CCACTCCACTTGGTCAGCAAAGACATTAGGCGTTGCCACTTCGACACTGGCAGGCAGATTGATGATCGCCTGATGCTGAGGCGTGGGCCGCCAAATATCCAGGACTGCGTTACAAATATTTCGAGCAAAATCCAGTTCCGTTGAAGTGAATACCTCTGGAGAATATTGGAACTGCCACCGCGTTTCAGGATGTTCAGCAGCAAGATCGTAGACAAGCTGAGCCGCAGTTGTTGCAAGGTCGATGGTTTGGTCTTGATCCCGCCCAAATACAATACGACGGAAGGCTGGGGCAGTCGCGTTATAGACGTGCACAATTGCCTGGGGAACCCCTTTCAATGCGGCAAAAGTACGGTGAATCAAATCTTCTCGCGCAGGGACAAGCACTTGAATGACCACATCGTCGGGAATCAAACAGTGTTCAATTAAATAGCGAACAAAATCAAACTCGGCTTGAGAAGCAGAGGGGAAACCCACTTCAATTTCTTTGAATCCAATTTGAACCAGCAGGTTGAACATCTGCAGCTTTTGAGCCGGATTCATCGGTTCTATCAGTGCTTGGTTACCGTCTCGCAGGTCGGTACTGAGCCAGATAGGTGGCCTCGAAATACTCTTGGCGGGCCAAGTACGGTCGGACAAATCAATGGGTTGAAAAGATTGGTACTTGGTTTGAGGCTGAATCAACATTTTCGTTTTCTCCGGTGTGGTTTGTATGCGGCGGAGAGTGGGCTGTCAGTGTGCCGAGCTGTCTTCTGACAACCCACCAATAGTCGTAGCCCCAGAAAAGATTGAAGTCGCAGCATAGAATTACTCCAGATCAGCAAAAAATAGAATGAGCAAGCGCACATCAAAGTGCATGTCCATATAGAAGAGACATTCAAAAAATTGTTCTGAAACCTAGTCAGCAAAAACTCACCCTCTAGGTCAGAGGTGACAGTCCCTTATTGAAAGCGGGTAAAAGTGATATGTGATTAGATAGTGCGCCCAAGGCGCAGCAGCAGTTGTAGCCCTAATAAAAGGCTAGACAACAAACGTAGAGATAACTGCTGGCAAATCATGCAGGTGAATATCTAGGAGATAAATCAAGAGCCATAAGCTCAATTATCATTCTATTAGGTTACCCTAACTTATCTAAGAATATCTGGCCATCGCGCAGTGCCAATGGTCCACTCTGGAAACATCCCACCTTGGCATTGAGCAATTAAGCCTGTAGCAATCAGATCCATAGGTGACACTGCAGCTTGACCGAAAGACCTAGGTCATCAGCATCAACAACTGCGCTGTAACGGAGCCACGATTTCGAGTGCTAAGTGCTTTGCGAAAGTGGGAGGTTCTTAGAGTGCTGTTATCGATCAGGGCATGATCATCGCCCTAAAATCTACATACCCATAATGCAGTAGCCAGAATCCACATAAATAATTTGGCCAGTGATTCCGCTTGCCAAATCACTGCTCAGAAAAGCAGCCGTATTTCCGACTTCTGTTTGAGTGACGGTGCGCTTGAGCGGTGCCATCTCTTCAACATGGTGAATCATATCCAAAATACCGCCCACCGCCGATGAAGCCAGCGTGCGAATGGGGCCAGCCGAGATACCATTGACGCGAATATTCTGAGAGCCAAGCTCAGAGGCTAAATACTTCACATTCATCTCTAGGGCCGCCTTCGCAATCCCCATCACATTGTAGTTAGGAATCACCTGTACCCCTCCGAGGTAGCTTAGCGTGATAATGCTGCCTCCCTCAGTCATTAAAGGCTTTGCAGCAGCACTAAGCTGGATCAGAGAGTAGGCACTGACATCCAAAGCCAAGTTGAAGCCCTCTAGGCTCGTCTGACTAAAATCACCCGTCAAGTCATCTCGATTCGCAAAAGCCAGACAGTGGATCAAAATATCGATCTTGCCCCACTGATCTTTAATCGTTTGAAACGTGGTGTCAACTTGGGCCTGATCCTGGACGTTGCAGGGCAGGAACAGGCTAGGCGCAAGTGGTTCAACCAGCTTCTTTACCTTGCCTTCATTGCGACCTTTGTCGTCGGGGAGATAGGTGACCCCTAAATTGGCCCCGGCTGCTTGGAGCTGCTGAGCAATGCCCCAAGCAATCGAGCGATTGTTTGCAATCCCAGTGACGAGGGCATTCTTTCCGGTCAAGTTCAGCATGGCTTATGTTTAAGTGACAGACTATTTGGACAATGAGGCTGAAATATCGCTTAAAAAGCGTAGAGATGGCGAAATAAAAGCTAATTTGCTAAAAAATACCGCTAAAGTAGATATTTTTTAGCTGTTTCTTATTTTGCACGAACGATTCTGTATCAAATAATACACACAAACCTCTGCGAGTCCGCTTAAGTAGTCTAGATGCCTCTTTAGGCGAGGACTAGACGTGATTGGACTTCCTCGGCTATAGACGCAGGAGCGAGGTCACAGGCGATCTCATTGCGAAAATCAAGTGGTACCGACAGTTAAGAGCCTTGCATCTATATCAAGTGTTTCACATGTCGTGCCTTCTTTAAGTCCTATGAGTAGAGAAAAATCCGGGGCAAAGCAAGCATGATTATGACTCAAGTTAGTCCTCTAGCAGCCGTTTTTCGTCAGATGAGCAACGGTCAGTTTCCGCCAGTGGCTGAGACGTTTGAGCGTGGCAAGACCATTTTCTTCCCCGGCGATCCTGCAGAGCGGGTCTATTTCTTGATTCGAGGCGCCGTTAAGTTATCCCGAGTTTACGAAGCGGGGGAAGAGATTACGGTGGCGCTCCTGCGAGAAAACAGCGTGTTCGGTGTTCTGTCACTGTTGACTCAGCAACGGTCTGATCGCTTCTATCATGCGGTGGCTTTTACGCAAACAGAGCTGTTGTCGGTGCCGACTGAACAGGTTGAAAAAGCCATGAAAGAAGATTCTGAGCTGCCGATGGTGCTGATGCGGGGTTTGTCTTCTCGGATCTTGCAAACAGAAATGATGATTGAAACGCTAGCCCATCGGGATATGGCGTCAAGGCTAGTCAGCTTTTTGCTGATTCTATGCAAGGATTTTGGGGTTCAAAGCGGTCCAGGTATTACCATTGACCTCAAGCTGTCTCACCAAGCGATTGCGGAAGCGATTGGTTCAACGAGGGTCACGGTCACCCGCCTGCTAGGCGAGCTGAGGGATCAAGAAAAAATTTCGATCCACAAGAAAAAGATCACGGTTCATAACCCAATGCAGTTGGGACAAGAGTTTGCCTAAGGGTTACCCTGGCACGGTCACGCGTGATTGTTGAAGGCCGTAAACCCAGATCTGTAGCGGCACACGTATTGCTGAGTACACAAAAATGTCTGAAACCCATCTGTGCTAATGAAGGGCTGTCCTAACTCAGCCGGGTACTGCTGTATTGCATTAAAAATTTAAACGACGTACAGCCTCGAAGTGGATGTACGACAGCCTTTACGCCAGTTGCGAAAGTAGGTGTAGACCGTTTGCTACGCGAGAAAGTCACCGGGCAGTCCTCGCCAAGTGCGGCCTTCACACAGGATGTAGAAAATAGCATTGAGGAGCAGCAGGTCTGTTCCAGGGCGATCTCTGCGTTTGGCTACAGGCAAAAGAGACTCTAAGAGTTCTCCTTGTTCTAGAGTGAGGTCGCTCGGATATGATTTACGCATTGCTCTTTGGTGGCTATTGTTTGGTAACGACAGCCTATAACCAAAGGGCTTTTCTTATGGAAATCTCGAATTCTCAAACATCCTCTTAGAGACCTAGGCGGAATCGGCCTGCCACCTTTTCTCAACATACAAGGCGGATTTTGCTTGTGTCGCTGCGGTTGCAACCGCCAAGTGAGAAGGTTCTCTCAGTCTTTTATTTATAAAGCAAAATTGATAGGCCATCATACCAAAAGCGACTTGGATTAACACCTTACCAAGATATGAATGATTTTAGCAATATCTACTTGTATTTTTTGTTGATCTATGGATCTAAAGTCGGCAAAAAATATTTTTCTAGCGCTGAATTCATGCACTTATAGTCCTTTTAGGAATCTTTATAATCCATGTTTTCCTTATACGCTATTATCTTTTTATCTCTGCGATGTAAAATCTGTGCAGCCAATAGCATCAGCGAAAAATTTATCTCCGATGATAACTCTTAGGGAGATCATGAAAATTCTCCTAAGACCCTTTAGATACCCTGTGGTTAGGATATTTCTAAAAATATCTAGGGTAGAAGATTTATGTAGCCAAAACTTAGTAGAGCAATTCCTCGCTCGCATATTAATCACTGCCGCTAAGAGCTATGAGCTAGTCAAAATAACCTCGCTTGAAAAAATTTACGGAGAGGATCTTGTCAAAATCAGTGCAGTGCCTTGTGAAACAATGGCAACACCGGAAGCCCCACAACTTCCTCTATTACCCAAGTATCGGCGATTTCAAGCAGAGACCTACACAACGCCCTCAAGCTATACAACAACATTGGAAGGGGTTATTTACTGTCCTGAATATAATCTTCTGTTAACAGAAGACAGAGAAATAATATCTGAATCGGTTCTCTCGGGTTGGATGAATGCGCATCTGAAGCGCGGGGTTACGTGGGAGGCACTTCATCAAGAGAACCTAGAAGTTATCAGCGGCTACAGCAGCATTATTCGAGGGTCTCCCGATTCATATTCACACGCCGTTATTGATAATATTTCTCGGGCGTTCTTGCTTGGCCACCCAGAATACTCCTGCATCGAAGAGATCAAGCTTTTATGCCCCTATCCATATCCTTTACAAGATCTAGAAAATTATTTTCTTGAAAGACTCTTGCCAAAGAACGTGAGCATGTATCCCGTTATTTCTGGAAAGCTCTACTACATTGAAAAGCTTATCTTCCCTTCTTATCTAACCGAAGAAGGTACGCATCTTTTACCTTCCTTCTGTCTAGATGAAATTCGCTCTAGATTTATGCCAGATCGACCTCGGCGTAAAAACAAGCGGATATTGATTTCTCGAATCAAAGCTGCTGAGACGCTATCCAAACGTCACATTCTCAATGAGCAAGCGCTGTATAAAGAACTAAGGGGACTGGGTTATCAGAGATATGTATTAGAAGATATGACGATTGCAGATAAGATCGAGCTATTCTACGATGCAGAATCTGTGATTGGAGCGGAGGGGGCTGGACTTACGCACTGTATCTTCTCGGAGGCCATCAACCTCTTAGCTCTAACGCCACGGACTGCAATAACGCCCTATTTCTATTTCATCAGTAAATCTCTAGGCCATAATTTTCACTATCTTTTGGGTGAAAAAAACGTGCATTACACAAATTTTCATGTCAACGTCTCACAGGTCATGGAAGTCGTCAGCGCTTTTTAAGCCTCTGCGCAGTAAGGCAGAGACAGATTTCGGTTTACACTGGTCAACGATACAGACGCCAGAGGTTAAGCATGAGTGACGCAATGGATCCGGTCAAGTTAATGAAGCAGCAGGTGGGTAAAGCCGCCGCTGACCGGGTTAAATCAGGCTCCATTGTGGGTTTAGGCACTGGATCGACGACAGCCTTTGCCATTCAGTTCTTAGGCGATCGCATCAAGTCCGGTGAGCTAACCGACATTAAAGGCGTTCCTACTTCGTTTCAAGCCTCTGTATTAGCCAAGCAGTACGGCATTCCCCTCACAACGCTAGATGAAGTTGAGCGTATCCATATCGGCATTGACGGCGCAGATGAAGTCGATCCTGCCAAGAATCTGATTAAGGGCGGTGGTGCAGCTCATACCCGCGAAAAAGTTGTAGATTCCTTAGCCGAAGAGTTTATTGTTGTCGTCGATCAGTCCAAGATTGTCGATGCCTTGGGTTCCACCTTTCCGGTCCCTGTAGAAGTTTTGCCGATGGCGATTGCCCCTGTCATGCGAGCCTTAGAGAAGTTGGGCGGTAAGACCGATTTGCGAATGGGTGTCAATAAAGATGGTCCAGTGATCACTGATCAGGGCAATATGGTGATTGATACGAAATTTGAATCCATCGCCAATCCACCGGAGCTAGAAGCGATCCTCAACAATATTCCTGGTGTGCTCGAAAACGGAATTTTTGTAAATGTGACCGATTTAGTTTTGATCGGTGAGATCAAAGATGGTCAGCCCATTGTGAGAGAGATGTAGCCTTGTGTTCTAAGTTGCTGCTTGCTTTAGATCTCGCATTGATGTGCTGTTTGAGCACGTGGGTACTCTAGTCCAAGAGTCGAATACCTACTAGAGCCGTGCAAGACTTCTATGAGATCACAAGTGCTGCCACCGAAGAACAGCGCCAAAACTTAGCTGAGCTGACTGGTTCAGGATTTGGTAGCGCACCAGATACTCTTTGCAATCATATCCGGTATTTAAGATTTGGAAGCATCGGGCAAATCTTCTGCTACACCTCTTGGAAGCAAGTTGTGACAGATGTTGCAGATCAAGTGGCTATCAGCTGGTCTGAGGTCTTGGGTGATCGCACATGGCATGACTTATCGACGCAAGAGATTGAAGATGCCGTCGTTGTGAAGCAGTTTCAACATCTGTTGGAGCAGTTAAGACCAGAACAACGGCAACACCTCCTAATGGATCTGACACGAGAAAGTGACGATCCTCATCTTGAAGGTTTTCTGCTAGGCGGCGGCGCAATGCTTGCAGCAAGAATGAGCGGTTTCGGTGTTTATGTGCTCGCGAGCACTGTACTAGGGAGCCTGACGGGTGCGTTAGGTATCACCTTACCCTTTGCTGTTTATATGGGCGTGAGCCAGACTCTTGCACTCGTTCTTGGCCCTGTCGGGTGGGCAGCATTAGCTGGAGGAGTCTTATTCTCGCTTAATCAGCCCAATTGGAACCGGCTAGTTTTGTCTGTCCTACATATTGCGACACTGCGACATTCCGCGACCCCATCAGGAGCGACAGCAGAACAGCAGTATTCTAAAGCAGGTTCTATTGCTGTAGGTTGAAGTCCAAGCAAATATCAATACCGAATGCGGGGATCAATGTAGGCGTTCACAATATCGATCGCAATACTGGTAAGCACAACAATTAGTGCAAAAAAGACAATGACGCCCTGCACCGTGGGGTAGTCGCGATCGCCAATCGCTGCATAAAGACGATTGCCGAGCCCTGGCCAAGAGAACGTTACCTCTGTGAGCACAGCACCCCCTAACATTGAGGCCGTTGTTAGCCCCAAAATGGTCACAACGGGAATCAAGGCATTACGTAGCGCGTGACTCAAAAGTACCCGCCGTTCAGGGATGCCCCTGGCTTTGGCCGCTTCAACATAATCGGCCCTCAGTGTTTGCTTGAGATTGACCCGAACAATACGCTCAAAGATACCGCTCAGCACCAGCCCTAACGTGAAGCTAGGCAGCGCTAAATAGTAGAGCGTGGCACCAAATGCCTCGAAATTACCGCTCAGGAGACTGTCAATGAGATATAGACCGGTCGGACCCTCGGGGGGAAGCATTCGAATCGGGAAACGAGTCCCGTTGGGAAACCAGCCCAGTTTGACGGCAAAGAGCAGCTTCAGCAACATGCCAGCCCAAAAAAGCGGTAGTGCGTAAGTGATGATGCCAAACAAACGTCCTCCTGCATCTAGAGCAGTGCCCGGACGAGAGGCCGAGAGCACACCTGCTCCAACGCCAATCAAGAGGGCAAACACCATGCTGCAGATCGCGAGTTCAGCGGTGGCGGGGAAAAAATCTTGAATAATATCCCAAACCGGCTGACCTCTGCTGGTGAGAGAAGTACCCAGATCGAAGCTCAGCAGGTGCTTGAGGTAGTCAAAGTATTGCTCGAGCAGTGGCTTTGCTAGCCCGAGCTGCTCCCGGACGAGAGCCTTTTGTGATTCTGGTGCGCGCGGCCCCAAGATTACGTCTACGGTGTCTCCGGGGGTCGCTCTCAGCAGTAAAAACACCACGGTGCTAATCACCCAGACCATAAGGGGAGCCAGCATGAGGCGGGTGATGATGTAGGCCTGGAGCGCATGGGAGCGAGACATAGGGCGTTAACCTTCAATGTTTTTGAGGCTTTAGGATTTTTTGAGGGGCCAGAAGGGGAGATGTTGGGTCGGCTCCAATCGAATGCCTTTAACATTATCCTGGGCAAATGCGTACTCACGCCGCTGCCAGAGCGGAATATAGGGGACATCTTCCGCCACGATGTCTTGAATTTCTGCAAAAATCTTTTGTCGCTCCTGTGGATCTTGAGACTGGCGCTCTTGATCGATGAGTTGGTTCATGCGTTCTCGATAGTAAAACGACCCTTGCACAACCGTCGCTCCGGTCTGACAGCCCTCTTCTTCTGATCCTTTGCTGCAGGCTAAGAAGGGCTGGATATAGGTGTCAGGATCATAAAAGTCTCCGGTGTAGTCGAGCATAAACAGGTTGTAACGCCCTTGATTTTGACTGATGTAAGCCTGTGCAGAGTCCATGCTCTCAAGATCTACGGTGACCAAGCCATCAAGCTGTCGCTCTATTGATGATTTGATGGCTTGAGCGGCTGGAGCATCGCTCGGGACGTTACTGCGATAGCCAAGGGTCAGCTTGATGGACTTGCTTTTGGAATAGCCTCCTGCTCTGAGCCGCTCCTTTGCCTGAGCTGCTGGGTTAATATCGGCGGCAGTCCGAAAAACAGACTTTGACTCTGGATAAATACTGGGGATGAGGCTGTACAGTGGCTCTACCTGATCTCGAGAGATTCGATTTTGCAGACTTTGCCGGTCAATGACGAGAGCGATGGCCTGCCGTACTTCTATTTTGTTCAGCGGCGGATCTCGGAGGTTGAGGCTCAAGTAAGTGATGTTGCTGCCAGGACCGGTAATCGTTTGCCAGTCACCCGTTTGCTCTGCAGTACTCACCAATACCCCGATTTGATCGGGGTTGAGGGATTGATAGGCAATATCCACTAGGCCGGAACGGAAGGCATTGTAGAGGCTGGCTGCGTTGTTGTAGCGTTTGACGGTGACGCTTTTGTTCTCAGGGGGGTCGCCCCAATACTGGTCAAAGGGGGTGAGCTTGAGGTTGTCTAGGGTATCGCTGGTCAGGCGATAGGGGCCTGTGCCTACAAATGTTGATCGCCGAAAGGTTTCGACCTGATCTGTATAGGCCTGGGGAGAAACGGGAGTCAGTCCCGAAAATGCAAGTAGGGCTGGGAAGGCGACAAAGGGCTTCTTTAAACGAATCTTGAGCTTATGAGATGCGATCTCATCTACTTTCTCTACCGTATCTGACAGCAGAAAGGAGGGCTGCCCGCCGTTATCAATAAACCGCTGCAGTGAAAAAGCCATCGCCTTGGCATCAAAAGGCGTCCCGTCATGGAACACAACATCTTGACGCAGATCGATTTGATACTCCAAACCATCCTCGCTAACCTCAGGCATTGCCGTTGCGAGCTGCGGCACAAGTTCGCCCTCTTTGTAGGTATAGAGGCGATCCCCGAGGTTGTAGAGCAAATTGCCCGTGAACACTTTGTAGGCATCTGCCGGGTCCAGCGTGCGAATTTTGGCTGTGGTTCCCAGCGTCAGCGTACTAGTGATCGCGGGCGGACTAGTGCTTGGAGTCGGCGTCGGGCTGGGCGTTGGCGCAGAACTAAACCATTGGCGACAACCGACCGTCACGACCATGCAAAGACCGAATAAAGCGATAAGTAGCGGTCGCTGGAAAGCTGTGCTCCAGACGCTGCGACTCTGTAGTCTGCGTAACCATCGAGGGAGTTTTGCCAAGGGAATAATCGCTCCGATACGACTCTAGGCCAAATAGCACAATACCGAGACGACCTGAATCAGCAGTCTCGGTATGGGTTGCTTAGCTATTGTATCGGGGAGTCTTACCCTTTTGTACTCAGAAAGGACGACCCAAGCCTGAGGCTCGGACTAGTTCAATCCGACTTTATACAAGCCCCGAACGGGAGCCTGAGAGCTGGCAGACGCGAGCACAATAGGCTCTTGACCAACGCCGATGGCAACTTCCATGCCGGCCTCTTCAAAAATGGCCTTAGGCGCAACGGGGTTGCTCATGTCGAAGCCCTTCAGCAGAACCCGACCGTTAGCAACCCGATCGCCGGAGCTGATCGTGCGAGCGGTCTTCTCTTCCGGTGCCTGGACGATGGCTTGCGGTCTGCCAGCCATCACGACAATTCCCTGAACCTGAACTTCTTTTGCCGCCGTAGGTTCGGGGGCTGGTAAAGGGGGAAGCACCGCTTTACCCGGAGAAGTACTCGGTGACGATTTAGGAGTAGCCGTACTGGGTGGGCTGAGGCGAGTGCTGCTGCCCCGCGTGGCTGCTGTCGACCTTGTTGTTGGTCTAGCACCTGGCGCTGTCCGCCCGCCGCTGCCGCCTGCGCTGGGACGAACGCCAGAACCAGGGCGACTTTGAGGCTGAGCTGGCGAAACCAAAGGACGGAAGGGATCGGCCCGACCGCTCTGGATGGTGCGCACCCGTTCTTCAGGATCTGTTGGACGGATCAGGGCCACGGTGGCCGGGGCTGTTGTGCTCTGATCCACTGCAGCGATCGAGACAACCTCTGGAACTGATGTCGCCTCTACAGTGTCAGACGGCACAGCTTTTGTATCTTTTGAAATGGCATTTGACTTTAGCTCACTGCCAGAATTGCATCCACTTAAAGCTATTGCCAGGAGCGTTAAGGTTACTCCAACTGCAGATCGACGCATCTGCTCCTCCTTAAAGGTCACATCTAAAAAACTAACTGAAATATTCCCGATCAGCCAGTGACGGGCTTGAGAACTGGCTTTGCGCGATCAAGATCGCACCCCCAATCTAGAACCAGCTTTGTTTGACCGTACAATGCAGTCTAGATGTTAGCTCCATTGTACTCATGTCATTGAACAGCTTGGTCGCAATAATGGGCAGGGTCAACGGAGACCTGTACCTCTCAGGGAAATGAGTAAGCAGCAGGGCAAGGTAGATATTGTTGGTGCTGGACCTGGGGGTCTAGCCTATCTAACCTTGGCTGGGAAAAGCCTGATTGTTCAGGCCGAGGTTCTTATTTATGATGCCCTGATCCATTCCGAAATATTAACTTTGGCGACAGAAGACTGTGTGCGTTTGTCAGTCGGCAAACGGGGAGGGCAGCCGAGCACGCCACAGGACCAGATTAACCAGCTTCTGGTCGAGCAGTGTCAGCAAGGTAAACGGGTGGTGCGCTTAAAGTGCGGCGATCCTTTCATTTTTGGACGAACAGCGGCTGAGTTGCAGATGTTGAAAAGACATGGCTGTGCGGCCCAGGTGTGGCCGGGACTCTCTTCTGTGTTTACGGCTCCTTTGCTGGCGGGCATTCCGCTTACAGATGCGCGATTGAGCGGAAGTTTTGTCGTCATCAGTGGTCACGCGCCTGATCTCATCAACTGGTCGGCAGTGGCGCACATAGAGACTCTGGTGATTTTGATGGGCACCCAGACTTTATCGACAATCATTGAGCAGCTTTTGCGGCAGGGGCAAGATCCAGCCCGCCCCATCGCAATTATTCGTCGGGGTGGATGGCCGCAGCAGCAGGTTTGGGTGGGAACACTGGCAACAATTGAGCCGCAAATCCAAGGTGAAGTGCTGTCTCCGGCGGTTATTGTTGTGGGTGAGGTGGTCACTCTACGATCATCCTTGGAGGTTGCGGCTCCCAGCCATCTTCAATCTGCCGAGGATTTCAAGCGGGTGTCGCCAGCCAATGATGTCCTGCTGTCACGTTCTCTATCCATGACTGATGCCAATCGACCGCTTGCGGGTAAAACAGTCCTTGTGACGCGCTCGGCGTCTCAGGCGAAAGGGTTTTGCGATCGCATCTCTACTGCCGGAGCCACGGTCCTAGAGATGCCCGCTATCGAGATTGTTCCGCCTTCTGACTGGAGTGAATTGGATGATGCGATCGCAACCCTAGAAAAATTCCACTGGTTGATTCTCACCTCTGCCAACGGCGTCAACTACTTCTTAGATCGGCTAATCGAGAATGGGAAAGACTTGCGATCGCTCAGTCACCTCAAAATTGCTGTTGTGGGTCGCAAAACCGCCACCACCCTCAAAGAGAGAGGACTGCAGGCTGACTTTATCCCTCCCAGCTTTGTGGCCGACTCCCTAGTCGAACATTTCCCGCAGCAAGATCTTCGCGATCTACCCATGCTGTTCCCAAGGGTTGAAACCGGAGGGCGTGACGTATTGGTTGCTCAGTTCAAAGCTCAGGGGGCAGACATCACCGAAGCCCCTGCCTATCAATCACAGTGTACCCGCAGCATCAGCCCCTCAGTGCTAGAAGCGCTGCAGACGCGGTCTGTTGACGTGATTACCTTTGCCAGCTCTAAGACCGTTCAGTGCTTCTGTCAGCTTTTGCAGCATACCGCCACGGCTGCAGGACAAAACTGGCTGCAGTGGATTCAACAGGCTCAGATTGCCTCCATCGGTCCCCAAACCTCTGCCACCTGTGAACAGCTTCTGGGACGGGTCGATGTAGAAGCGTCAGAATATACGCTAGAAGGTCTAATACAAAGCATCTTGGATCACTGCATCAAGCCTGAAGCCAACATCTTGAATAAAGAATAGTGAACCTAACTTTTTGCAGTGATTTAGATCACAGTAGTCTGTGATCTCTAGCACAGCGACCCGTCACCCCGGCCGTCATGATACTTATGCCTTCTATAAGGTATACGCAATACAAAACAGGGATTGTCAGATGTGGCGGTCCTTTTTTCTATGCTTTTGACGAAATCAGGAATCCTGCACACTCTTTGAAACCAGGCGATTGACGTTGGCCGCAGTGGTCTCGGGCTTGCCGGAGAGCGGAAAAACCAACACGCTCTTAATGGCTTTATTCTCGATCAGCTCGGGTAGACGATGGAGCTGATTGTCGGTGATCGCAATGCCTGCATGTTTTCTGGCATATTCTAGCTCCTTGTCAAAATTAGCCTCGTTATAGGCCTGCACAAAGACGCGGTCCACATCCCAGTTTTTCCAGTCAGCAGCGAAATATCGTTTGGACCAGTAGGGGTTGTGGTGACAGAGATCGAAGCTCACATCAGGATTGACCTTTTTCATCGCCTGAATCATCGCTTGAGAAAATTTAGTCAGACTTTCTGTTCGATCGACATCTCCAGGGAGTTCGGCATGGTAGCCCAAGTAGTCGTCCCACTGAACCGCATCAATGGTGGGAT contains:
- the cobA gene encoding uroporphyrinogen-III C-methyltransferase, with translation MSKQQGKVDIVGAGPGGLAYLTLAGKSLIVQAEVLIYDALIHSEILTLATEDCVRLSVGKRGGQPSTPQDQINQLLVEQCQQGKRVVRLKCGDPFIFGRTAAELQMLKRHGCAAQVWPGLSSVFTAPLLAGIPLTDARLSGSFVVISGHAPDLINWSAVAHIETLVILMGTQTLSTIIEQLLRQGQDPARPIAIIRRGGWPQQQVWVGTLATIEPQIQGEVLSPAVIVVGEVVTLRSSLEVAAPSHLQSAEDFKRVSPANDVLLSRSLSMTDANRPLAGKTVLVTRSASQAKGFCDRISTAGATVLEMPAIEIVPPSDWSELDDAIATLEKFHWLILTSANGVNYFLDRLIENGKDLRSLSHLKIAVVGRKTATTLKERGLQADFIPPSFVADSLVEHFPQQDLRDLPMLFPRVETGGRDVLVAQFKAQGADITEAPAYQSQCTRSISPSVLEALQTRSVDVITFASSKTVQCFCQLLQHTATAAGQNWLQWIQQAQIASIGPQTSATCEQLLGRVDVEASEYTLEGLIQSILDHCIKPEANILNKE